A genome region from Clostridium sp. JN-9 includes the following:
- a CDS encoding transposase, whose amino-acid sequence MLFLPRTERIKFEDAIYHVMVRSITEVPLFKKDDDKEKYLNQMKNYQIIYGFKVYAYCMMSNHAHFIIDSNGADISKIMHGLNFKYAVTFNRIHDRHGHVFQDRFKSKIVDTDRYLITLSAYIHNNPLKIKGYETCPEKYKYSSLRVYLGIEKDKTDLLDEAYIMQMVGTNVNKARENYLKLVYMCDKEKLKKEIEFEDEKTEYRSERKILVRNFDPEKILEFISQETGIDKVMLYVKNNRNNKSARALAVLLMRSLCNFKMKHICEILGNITESRVSKLCSIGVNLISTEDRYKDIINKFILQETS is encoded by the coding sequence GTGCTTTTCTTGCCGAGAACTGAAAGAATAAAATTTGAAGATGCAATATATCACGTGATGGTGAGGAGTATAACGGAAGTTCCATTATTTAAAAAAGATGATGACAAGGAAAAATATTTGAATCAGATGAAAAATTACCAAATAATATATGGATTTAAGGTTTATGCATATTGCATGATGAGCAACCACGCTCATTTTATAATAGATTCTAATGGGGCTGATATATCGAAAATAATGCATGGATTAAATTTTAAATATGCAGTAACATTCAATCGAATTCATGATAGACATGGTCATGTGTTTCAGGATAGGTTCAAGAGCAAAATAGTAGACACAGACAGATACTTAATCACTTTATCAGCTTATATTCACAATAATCCACTGAAAATAAAGGGTTATGAAACATGCCCGGAAAAATATAAATATTCAAGTTTAAGAGTATATTTAGGCATTGAAAAAGATAAAACTGATCTTTTAGATGAAGCATACATAATGCAAATGGTAGGTACAAATGTAAATAAAGCGAGAGAAAACTATCTCAAGCTTGTGTATATGTGTGATAAAGAGAAATTAAAAAAGGAAATAGAATTTGAAGATGAAAAAACTGAGTATAGAAGCGAAAGAAAAATATTAGTAAGAAACTTTGACCCTGAGAAGATATTAGAATTCATATCACAAGAAACAGGAATAGATAAAGTTATGCTTTATGTTAAGAATAACAGAAATAATAAGTCTGCCAGGGCTTTAGCAGTATTATTAATGAGAAGTCTTTGCAATTTTAAAATGAAGCATATATGCGAAATCCTTGGAAATATAACTGAGTCAAGAGTATCAAAGCTTTGTTCAATTGGAGTCAATCTTATATCTACAGAGGATAGGTATAAGGATATCATAAATAAATTTATTCTACAGGAGACGTCTTAA
- a CDS encoding ABC transporter ATP-binding protein has translation MANQYTAPEVKVPSMNGRPMGGGGSRFRPGAKPKNAKGTLMRIVKIYARWGKTIILAIILTVISSLISVAIPYYIGKTFNTLKIPTKTVDTNTLMLFLMIIAALYGTNWIISSINGVIMLKISQKLVFALRTEFFEKMQKLPLEFYDTRSHGDTMSRITNDVDNISSTIAQATTQLISSALTLAGSFTVMIILNVPLTLVVMICIPLVVILTRTITTRSRAYFLEQQRSLGSLNGVIEENILGLKMVKAFGKQQDVLENFKEINEKLNISSTKAQIVSGYMMPLMNVINNLIFTMVAFAGGILSVGYGLAIGTVVSFLSYSKQFAQPLNSVAGMFNTIQSALAGAERVFEILDSKEETADMENAICMDKPKGSVTFENVCFSYNKSTPVLKNVSFSVNAGEVVALVGETGAGKTTIVNLLTRFYDADSGRILIDDVPITNIKRDSLRKCFSVVLQDTCFFTGTIMDNIRYSQKDATDEQVITAAKIAHTHDFIDKLPKGYQTIVSGATDNLSQGQRQLIAIARAVLCDSPILILDEATSSVDTKTEKDIQRAFLSLMKNRTSFLIAHRLSTIRDADHIMVIGDGQILEKGNHRSLMDKKGQYYKMVISQMGKLPDEL, from the coding sequence ATGGCAAATCAATATACTGCACCTGAAGTAAAAGTGCCATCTATGAATGGAAGACCAATGGGTGGAGGTGGCAGCCGCTTTAGACCTGGTGCAAAACCTAAAAATGCCAAGGGTACGCTGATGAGAATTGTAAAAATATATGCAAGGTGGGGAAAAACCATTATTCTTGCCATTATCCTTACAGTTATTTCATCCCTTATTTCAGTTGCAATTCCGTATTACATAGGAAAAACATTTAATACATTGAAAATTCCAACTAAAACTGTAGATACAAATACTCTTATGTTGTTTTTAATGATAATTGCAGCATTGTATGGAACTAACTGGATTATTTCATCCATCAATGGTGTTATTATGTTAAAAATTTCGCAAAAGCTGGTGTTTGCACTTCGTACTGAATTTTTTGAAAAAATGCAGAAACTTCCGCTGGAATTTTACGATACACGATCTCACGGGGACACCATGAGCAGAATTACAAATGATGTGGATAATATAAGCTCAACCATTGCACAGGCAACAACTCAGTTAATATCCAGCGCCTTAACACTGGCTGGTTCCTTTACTGTAATGATAATTCTGAATGTGCCTCTTACTTTAGTTGTTATGATTTGCATACCCCTTGTAGTTATTTTGACACGTACAATAACAACAAGAAGCCGTGCATATTTTTTAGAACAGCAAAGGAGCCTGGGTTCACTTAATGGAGTAATTGAGGAAAACATACTTGGACTTAAAATGGTAAAAGCCTTTGGAAAGCAGCAGGATGTTCTAGAGAATTTTAAAGAAATTAATGAAAAGCTTAATATAAGCAGTACCAAGGCACAGATAGTGTCAGGCTACATGATGCCTTTAATGAATGTTATCAACAATTTGATTTTTACCATGGTTGCTTTTGCAGGAGGTATACTTTCAGTAGGCTACGGCTTGGCCATTGGCACAGTGGTGAGCTTTTTAAGCTATTCAAAGCAGTTTGCACAGCCCCTTAACTCCGTGGCAGGTATGTTTAACACCATACAGTCTGCTCTGGCAGGTGCGGAACGTGTATTTGAAATATTGGACAGCAAAGAGGAAACTGCTGATATGGAAAATGCCATTTGTATGGATAAACCAAAGGGCAGTGTCACCTTTGAAAATGTATGTTTTTCATACAATAAATCCACTCCTGTACTTAAGAATGTAAGTTTCAGTGTGAATGCAGGTGAAGTAGTTGCACTGGTAGGAGAAACCGGTGCAGGCAAAACCACTATTGTTAATCTTTTAACTCGTTTTTATGATGCTGACAGCGGGAGAATTTTAATTGATGATGTACCAATTACTAATATAAAAAGGGACAGCCTGAGGAAGTGCTTTTCAGTAGTACTGCAGGATACATGCTTCTTTACAGGGACAATTATGGATAATATACGCTATTCACAAAAGGATGCTACAGATGAACAGGTTATAACAGCAGCCAAAATAGCTCATACTCATGATTTTATTGATAAACTTCCTAAGGGGTATCAAACAATAGTATCAGGAGCTACGGATAATTTAAGCCAGGGACAGAGGCAGCTTATAGCAATTGCAAGAGCAGTGCTTTGTGACAGCCCTATATTGATTCTGGATGAGGCAACCAGCAGCGTTGACACGAAAACTGAAAAAGATATTCAGCGTGCTTTCTTAAGCTTAATGAAAAACCGCACAAGTTTTTTAATTGCACATAGGTTGTCCACTATTAGAGATGCAGATCATATTATGGTAATAGGTGATGGACAGATATTGGAAAAAGGAAATCACAGAAGTCTTATGGATAAAAAAGGGCAATATTATAAAATGGTTATAAGTCAAATGGGAAAATTACCTGATGAGCTATAA
- a CDS encoding ABC transporter ATP-binding protein produces the protein MNLYSKYFKKYKLPFLIAVFCVVSEAVCDLLGPTLMSNIINYGIDQGQLPKVYYWGSLMLLVTGIGACFAVTRNILASKVSQRMGADLRYDLFEKIIYFSEQSTDKIESGSLITRMTNDTNQVIQFVNGIMRIFMKAPITCVGSIVLASILNFRLSLIIYGIVAIVAVLIIVSMKLSYPRYYKLQKAMDKVNSVVQEYLIGVRLVKAFGTYGKETDKFENANINLMENGISSQMIITLVSPLMTLTVGIGTVIVIYIGSRLFTLNLARPGDITAFTIYMAQILTSLVMITNIFNTFVRTKASTARISEVLNCEEDFSDNGEIKKLNGKIEFKNVTFAYPNGSGVPALKDLSFHINNGESLAIIGPTGSGKSTIAWLLLRFYDVNKGKILINGCDIKELSIDSVRNNIAMVPQKPMLFSGTIADNIRWGNSEADDEMLHQAAHEAQGDFIENMKEGYNSLLGSAAVNVSGGQKQRISIARGILKNSSILILDDATSALDAVTEAKVRENLNSKTRNQTVITITQRCGTAMFSDRILVMDNGVKAGYGTHNELMKNCEIYRDIYKTQIESSKEA, from the coding sequence ATGAATTTATATAGTAAATATTTTAAAAAATATAAATTACCTTTTTTGATTGCGGTTTTCTGCGTTGTTTCTGAAGCTGTATGTGATTTGCTTGGACCTACGCTTATGTCCAATATAATAAATTATGGGATTGATCAGGGACAGCTTCCTAAGGTTTATTATTGGGGATCACTTATGCTTTTGGTCACCGGTATAGGTGCGTGCTTTGCAGTGACACGAAATATACTGGCCAGTAAAGTATCACAGCGTATGGGTGCAGATTTAAGGTATGATTTATTTGAAAAAATTATTTACTTTTCGGAGCAGAGCACAGACAAAATTGAAAGCGGTTCTCTTATTACCCGTATGACTAATGATACCAACCAGGTTATACAGTTTGTAAATGGAATTATGAGAATATTTATGAAGGCACCAATAACCTGTGTTGGCAGTATAGTACTTGCAAGCATTCTTAATTTCAGGCTCAGCCTTATAATTTATGGTATTGTAGCAATAGTTGCAGTTTTAATTATTGTAAGTATGAAGCTCAGTTATCCACGTTATTATAAATTGCAAAAAGCCATGGACAAGGTAAACTCAGTGGTTCAGGAATATCTAATAGGAGTGCGCTTGGTTAAGGCTTTTGGAACATATGGCAAGGAAACTGATAAATTTGAAAATGCCAATATAAACTTAATGGAGAATGGAATATCCTCTCAAATGATTATTACACTGGTATCTCCTCTAATGACATTAACCGTTGGAATAGGTACAGTTATTGTAATATACATAGGCAGCAGGCTGTTTACTTTAAATCTTGCAAGACCCGGGGATATTACTGCATTTACAATTTATATGGCACAAATTTTAACATCACTGGTTATGATAACAAACATATTTAATACCTTTGTAAGAACTAAGGCTTCCACAGCACGTATTAGTGAAGTGCTTAATTGTGAAGAGGACTTTTCTGACAACGGTGAAATAAAGAAATTAAATGGTAAAATAGAATTTAAAAATGTAACCTTTGCATATCCTAATGGAAGCGGAGTGCCTGCTTTAAAGGATTTATCATTTCATATTAATAATGGTGAAAGCTTAGCTATTATAGGACCTACAGGCAGCGGTAAATCTACAATAGCATGGCTGTTATTAAGGTTTTATGACGTAAACAAAGGTAAAATTCTTATTAACGGCTGTGATATTAAAGAATTAAGTATTGACTCAGTACGCAATAATATTGCCATGGTACCACAGAAGCCTATGCTGTTTTCAGGCACTATTGCTGATAATATAAGATGGGGAAACAGTGAAGCTGATGATGAAATGCTGCACCAGGCTGCTCATGAGGCACAGGGAGATTTTATTGAAAATATGAAGGAGGGCTATAACAGCCTTTTAGGCAGTGCTGCTGTTAATGTTTCAGGAGGGCAGAAACAGCGTATTTCCATTGCCCGGGGAATACTTAAAAATTCTTCAATACTTATACTGGATGATGCAACAAGTGCACTGGACGCTGTAACTGAAGCTAAAGTCAGGGAAAATCTCAATTCTAAAACTAGGAATCAGACAGTTATTACAATTACTCAGCGCTGCGGCACAGCTATGTTTTCAGATAGGATTCTTGTTATGGACAACGGTGTTAAAGCTGGATATGGTACTCATAATGAGCTAATGAAGAATTGTGAAATATACAGAGATATTTATAAGACACAAATTGAAAGCAGTAAGGAGGCGTAG
- a CDS encoding methyl-accepting chemotaxis protein, giving the protein MARIFRNKTIRRYSIIGIIFGFMFPLLATILEMHTKNMVLNYEHIALLHKSSALLKMIDSAPIFLGLFAFIAGINQYKAEENNVKLNGTLKNEIEVKKKLSLIIDEIGKINCAMCEVSATLFNVFNDTKCNVEGIDSNLSKVLNATEDTTSSINEFHSRINCYVNSIEEIEKSTENGNAVSISLTKLAYDGEKYVNSSIEDLTNINSCVGQVSSTVNELNSKVKEINKIVYVIDDIYKQTDLLALNAAIEAAKAGEYAGGFSVVAEHIRILAQQSKDRVKEITDLIKVISDVSKKSVSFTDNIVEMINNENKNANNTKYVFKDIFEKIDTINSIINNLNKEMKSQVNDSQYILGSLDNIIAASKQTAELSQNSVSISKDNKTEIDKLSSSVQSLTKLSDKLNLIFK; this is encoded by the coding sequence ATGGCTAGGATATTTAGGAATAAAACGATTCGAAGATACTCGATTATAGGTATCATATTTGGATTTATGTTTCCTTTACTGGCAACAATCCTTGAAATGCATACTAAAAATATGGTTTTGAATTATGAACACATAGCTTTATTGCATAAATCTAGTGCATTGCTAAAGATGATTGACAGCGCACCAATATTTCTTGGACTATTTGCTTTCATTGCAGGTATAAATCAATATAAGGCAGAAGAAAACAACGTAAAATTAAATGGAACATTAAAAAATGAAATAGAGGTTAAGAAAAAATTAAGCCTGATTATTGATGAAATAGGTAAAATAAATTGTGCAATGTGTGAAGTATCAGCCACTCTATTTAATGTTTTTAACGATACTAAGTGCAATGTGGAAGGAATAGACAGCAACTTAAGCAAAGTACTGAATGCCACAGAGGATACAACATCGAGCATAAACGAATTTCACAGCAGGATTAACTGTTATGTTAACTCCATAGAGGAGATAGAAAAAAGTACTGAGAACGGCAATGCAGTATCCATTTCTCTTACTAAACTTGCATATGACGGAGAAAAATATGTAAATAGCAGCATTGAAGATTTAACAAATATAAATTCCTGTGTGGGACAGGTAAGCTCAACTGTAAATGAGTTAAACAGCAAGGTTAAAGAAATAAACAAAATAGTTTATGTAATTGACGATATATATAAACAGACGGACCTACTTGCATTAAATGCGGCAATCGAGGCAGCAAAGGCAGGGGAATATGCAGGCGGCTTTTCCGTGGTGGCAGAACACATAAGAATACTGGCGCAGCAAAGCAAAGACAGGGTAAAAGAAATAACAGATTTAATTAAGGTCATAAGCGACGTTAGTAAAAAATCCGTTTCCTTTACTGATAATATTGTAGAAATGATAAATAATGAAAATAAAAATGCAAACAACACAAAATATGTATTTAAAGATATATTTGAAAAAATTGACACAATAAATTCTATAATTAATAATCTAAATAAGGAGATGAAAAGCCAGGTTAATGACAGCCAGTATATTTTAGGATCCTTAGATAATATTATAGCAGCATCCAAGCAGACTGCTGAATTATCCCAAAACTCTGTATCAATTTCTAAGGATAATAAAACAGAAATAGACAAGCTGTCAAGCTCAGTTCAGTCTTTAACTAAGTTATCAGACAAATTGAATTTAATATTTAAATAA